In Williamwhitmania taraxaci, the genomic window TTATTCGGTAGAGTACTTCATTTTGCTGGTATCGGGTTAGCACCTTATAATTAGCCCCAAGCAGTTTACCTACCTCTTCCTGTGCATTCTCAGGATCGGCACCCTTTTTTAGTTTAATTTCGAGCGAGGTTACCTGGTCGGTGTAATCCAGCAGCTTGCGGGCAAGCGCAATGGGAACAAGTATATACTTTGCGTCGAATTCGGGGGGGATGGAAAATATGGCCGATGGGTAAACATAGCCTTTGTTGAATTCCTCCGCAGGGTTGAGGGTGTAACCTTGGCCTCTCTTGGGAAGATAAATAAATATTGGATCGGAAAAGTTAATTCCTACTCCGAGTTTGTAGGCCACACCTTCGCCCACAAGGGCAAGGTTTATGTCGCCGTGCTTCAACTTAAAAACGCCTTCTACCAGCATGGTGTCGATACCCGACATTCCACTGTAGTTGAGGCCAACGCCTTTCATTATGCCTACATGCTGGCGATCGGAGTATTTGAATAGGGCATTCTCTTCCACCACTTCGGCATAATCGGCTATACCAGGGATGTTTTTTAGTCCTTTGATATTGGGTGTATTGGCCGAGAAGGATTTTCCTTCAACAAGCACTACCTTCAGGTCGGGGTCGAAGGAGTTAAATAACGACTCCACCACTCCGTTAAAGCCATTGGATACCGAGAGAACTACCACAAGGGCCATGGCTCCCACGCTTACCCCAATGGCCGAAATGGCGGTAACCCAGTTTATGGCATTGTGCGATTTTTTCGAAAACAGGTATCGACGCGCAACAAAGAGGGGAAAGTTCATGCTTATTGAGGCTTTTGGCAGTAGTAGATAATTTCCTGCATAGGTAGGGCGTAGCGCGCTGCCAACTTGGGATCGAGTTCCATAACGAGGTAATCTTCAGTAACCTCAAACCCAACCGATGCGAGTCTTTTTCCGTAATCGCGACCGTAAAGCCTCACGTGATCACGCTGCCAGTAGTGTTTTTCCCGCAGTTCTGGGGTGTTGTAGGCGGGATTCTCCAGCGTTGTATCGAGCGAGAAATCGATGGGTACTTGAAAAACGCCCCATCCGCCCGGTTTTAAAACACGGAAAAATTCGCTCATGGACTTAATATCCTCATCCACGTGCTCAAGAACGTGGTTACAAATAACAACCTCAAAGGAGTTATCGGGAAAGGGGATGTGGCGAACATCCATGCGAACGTCGGCTAATGGCGAGATAAGGTCGCCCGTTACATAGCTTATGTTTGGTTGGTTATTAAACAGCTTGATAAAGCAGTATTCCGGCGCAACGTGAAGCAGCCGAATGGGATCGGTAAACAGGTTTGTTTTCTGCTTAAAGAAAAGCCAGAGTAATCGGTGGCGTTCCAGCGAAAGGGTATTGGGTGCTAATGCGTTGGGCCGACTGTTTATTCGGCCATAGGGCAGCAACTTGCGGTATTTTGTACCGTCAATAGGGTCTTCGAACTTATTGCCTCGGAGGAATAACCCGTAAATTTGTAGTATTCGGTGCGCAACCAATTGCAGTATGTGCCGTGGAATATAGCGGGTAACAAAGCTGATTATGTATTTCATTTTGTGATTGGTGAGTGGTGAATTGTGAGTGGTGAATTGTAGGTCATTGCAATTCTGTTGTTTTGAGCCTTGATGAACGGTGATGGTTTTTCCATTCACTTTTCATTATTCACTTTTCACTGTTTTAAAAGATTTTCAATATTTTCGATATAGTCGAGCGAGTCGTCTATAAAGAAGGTGAGGGCAGGCACAATTCGGAGTTGATTCTTAACGCGCTTGCCCAGTTCGTAGCGAATTTGCTTGGTGCGGGTCCGCACTGCTTTGAGCGAAGCCTCCTTGTCTTTGCTTGGGAAAAAGCTGAGGTAAATCTTGGCCACGCCAAGGTCGGGACTAACCCGAACGCTTGTAACGGTGAGCATCACACCGGGGAAAAGCCCTTGTTCTTGCTGAAGGATTTCGCCCAAGTCGCGCTGCAATTCGCGGCCTACTTTATCTTGTCTTGTTGAAGTCATCTATTTTGGAGTTTAGCAGGCAAAGTTAATACATTGAGAGCGAATTCCCAGTGGCCGTTTGGTGGAGGACGAAAAAAGAGGCAACTTTGAGCGTTTTTTTGATTAATGATAGGCATTTACAGCTACTTAAGCCTCTTTGCCGTTTCGTTTGGAGCGGCCACTGTACTGCCCATGGGCAGTGAGCCTCTGTTTGGTTATCTACTGGTGGCGGGCGGAAGCCCCTTTATGCTTGTGCTTGTTGCCACACTGGGGAACTGGCTTGGTGGGCTTACCACCTATTGGCTCGGTTTTCTGGGCAAGTGGAAAACGCTAACGAAATATTTTGGGGTCGACGAAGCAAAGGCCGAAAAGTGGCGGGGAATAATTGCAAAAAGAGGTCCTTGGTTCGCAATTCTTTGCTGGTTGCCGCTGGTGGGCGATCTTATTGCCCTTGCCTTAGGACTTGTGCGAGCCAACCTATTTCAGGTTGCCGTGTTTATGCTCGTAGGAAAGTTTTTTCGGTATGCGCTTTTGGCTGCGGCAATGTGGCACTATGCTAATTAGACAATGTGCCAGTGTGCCAATGAGGAAATGAAAAAAATTAACCACGGAGGACACACAGAAAAAATCACACAGAGATTCACAGAGGCGTTCTAATGAAAAGGAAGACACAGAAACCCCAAGAACATACGACCCCAGCTGGGGTCGCATAATTACATACACAATCTTTCTATAAACATGCGATGCCTCCGGCATCAATCAATGTGCTGTTATGCCTTGAAATACTAAACACGAAATCCCTTGCCAACTATTCCTACGTCGTAATTTGCCGGAAAAATCCTTTAACTTTTATCTTTTAACCAATTTTCCCTTCCTTATTGCTATTTTTGTGAACTATTGATTTTGCCATAAAAAATTCGAAATAATATAATTGCCATGGATACAGTTGTTAGTGGAATTCGGTCGACGGGAAATCTACACCTAGGAAACTATTTTGGTGCACTGAAGAACTTTATTGACATGCAGCATCATAATCGGTGCTTCTTCTTTATTGCCGATTTTCACATGCTCACCACCCACCCCAAACCGGAGAATCTCCATGGAAATGTGAAGGCAGTGCTCTCGGAATATCTTGCTGCGGGGCTCGATCCTGAGGCGGCCACTATTTACCGCCAAAGCGATATTCATGAGATTCCTGAACTCTATATGCTTCTGAATATGAACGCCTACATTGGCGAACTTGAGCGCACAGCCTCGTTCAAGGATAAGGTTCGTAAAAATTCCGAGAACGTAAATGCCGGATTGCTCACCTATCCTGTGCTTATGGCCGCCGATATTATGATTCATAGAGCATCGAAGGTTCCTGTGGGGAAAGACCAAGAGCAGCACCTCGAAATGACGCGCAAGTACGCTCGCCGCTTTAATACCATGTATAACGTTGAGTATTTTCCCGAGCCCGTTCCCTATAACTTTGGTAAAGAGCTGGTAAAAATTCCGGGATTGGATGGTTCGGGCAAGATGGGTAAATCGGAGGGCAATGGAATTTTCCTTTGCGATGAGCCGGAAGCCATTCGCAAGAAGGTGATGAAGGCGGTAACCGATGCCGGTCCTACCGTGCCCAACTCGCCTGTTTCGGAGCCGGTGCAAAACATATTCACCCTGATGAACGTTGTTTCTGAACCAGATACGCTCAAGTTCTACAAAGAGAAGTATGCCGATTGCAGCATTCGCTATGGCGACCTGAAGAAGCAGTTGGCCGAAGATATAATTAAAGTTGTTGCCCCTATTGGAGAGCGCATCAAGGAGATTTCGGCAAACGATGCCTACCTGAAAAAGGTTATCGACGAGGGAGCCGAAAAGGCTAGGATTAGCGCTCGGCAGACCCTTACTGACGTACGTGAATTTATGGGCTTTAAATCATTCTAAGCGTTTTAAATTGCAAAAGGCACTCGTAACAGGAGCAACCGGACTATTGGGCAGTCACCTTGTTTTTTCTCTTTTAGAGAAGGGATATGGTGTTACGGCGATTATTCGAAGTCGGGAAAGCATTGCCAAAACCACGAAAATCCTCAGCTTTTACAGCAGCAATGCACAGGAACTGACTAATAGAGTAAGTTGGGTTGAGGGGGAGTTGCTCGATGCCGAGTTTATTCATAGTATGGTTGCCGAGTGCGATATTGTGTTCCACTGCGCGGCGCAGGTTTCGTTTAGCCCCTTTCGTAAGGATGAGGTGATTCGCGTTAACACCGAGATTACTGCCAACATCGTGGATGCCGCGTTGGAGTTGGGTAAACGCCTGATTCACGTAAGTTCCATCGCTTCGCTAACGAGTTCGAACAACGGAAGTGCTGTAGACGAAGGGTGTCTTTGGAATTCGGTAAAGGGCGAGAATGGTTACGCTATCAGCAAGTTTTATTCTGAAATGGAGGTGTGGCGGGGCATCGAGTTGGGCTTAAATGCGGCCATTGTAAATCCTGCCGTTATTCTTGGCCCGGGTGATTGGAACGGTGGAAGTCCCTTCTTTTTTAAGGCGGTAAAACGGGGATTACCCTTCTATACCCTTGGGGGAACAGGCTTTGTGGATGTTCGCGATGTGGTTACTGCGATGCTCACCATTGCCGAGAAAAATATCTCGGGCGAGCGCTATGTGCTCGTTGGAGATAATATTTTATACAAGGAATTCTTCGATATTGTGGCCAAGAACATTGGTGCAAAACCACCGCGGATTGCGGCCAAGCGATTCCTGCTCAGCCTCGGCTGGCGATTCGAGTATTTGCGCTGCCTTATCTTTGGTGGTGAACCAGTTATGACCAAGGAGTTGGCTCGCACTGCCAACCGAATTACTGCCTATTCGGCACAAAAGGCCATTAATGTTCTGGGAATTGAGTTTAGAACAATCAATGAGACCATTGAACATACTGCTAGACTTTTTAACCAAAGTTTTTCTAGAAAATAAAATAGTGAGGATAGTTTTTTAAAAAGTTATTATCTTTGCACCATAATTTTTGTGGATGGATTTGCTACTTGCTACCACGGTAAAAAAACGCTAAAACGCTTGTTTTCCCGCCTTCGTGTTTCTATCAAGTCCTATCCGCTATTTTGTTGAACCCTTTAAATTTATTCCACCATGGGATATTTATTTACTTCTGAGTCCGTATCGGAGGGGCATCCAGATAAAGTTGCGGATCAAATATCGGACGGTATTCTCGACGAATTCTTGAGAAGAGATCCCGAGTGCAAGGTTGCTTGCGAAACGCTTACCACTACTGGTCTTATTGTTATTAGTGGTGAGGTTAGGGCCGAGGCCTACGTTGATGTGCAAGATGTGGCGCGCCGAGTAGTAAACCGCATTGGCTACACTAAGGCCGAGTATAAGTTCGATGGTAATTCCTGCGGAATAATTTCAGCTATTCACGAGCAGTCCGTTGATATCAATCGTGGGGTGGTAAAAGCTTCCCCCGAAGAGCAGGGTGCAGGCGATCAAGGCATGATGTTCGGTTATGCCTGTAAGGAAACCGACGATTATATGCCGCTTTCAGTGGTGCTATCGCATGTTCTGCTTATGGAGTTGGCAAAAATTCGCCGCGAAGGAAAGGAGATGACTTACCTACGCCCTGATGCTAAAAGCCAAGTTACCATTGAGTATGGCGACGACAATAAAATTAAGCGTGTTCATACCATCGTTATCTCTACCCAGCACGATGAGTTCGATACTGATGAGAAGATGCAAGCCCAAATCAAGAAGGATGTGCAAAACATTCTAATTCCTAGGGTAAAGGCGCACATGCAGACATCGGTTCAAAAATATTTCGACAATAATATCATCCTACACGTTAATCCAACTGGCAAGTTTGTAATTGGCGGCCCACACGGCGATACCGGTTTAACCGGGCGTAAGATTATTGTGGATACCTACGGTGGTAAGGGTGCTCACGGAGGTGGTGCTTTCTCGGGAAAAGATCCTTCGAAGGTTGACCGCTCCGCAGCTTATGCTGTTCGTCATATTGCCAAGAACATGGTGGCCGCAGGTGTTGCCGACGAAATGCTTGTGCAGGTTGCCTACGCCATTGGGGTAGCACAGCCGGTGAGCATATTCGTAAATTGCTACGGAACGGCTC contains:
- a CDS encoding class I SAM-dependent methyltransferase, encoding MKYIISFVTRYIPRHILQLVAHRILQIYGLFLRGNKFEDPIDGTKYRKLLPYGRINSRPNALAPNTLSLERHRLLWLFFKQKTNLFTDPIRLLHVAPEYCFIKLFNNQPNISYVTGDLISPLADVRMDVRHIPFPDNSFEVVICNHVLEHVDEDIKSMSEFFRVLKPGGWGVFQVPIDFSLDTTLENPAYNTPELREKHYWQRDHVRLYGRDYGKRLASVGFEVTEDYLVMELDPKLAARYALPMQEIIYYCQKPQ
- the rbfA gene encoding 30S ribosome-binding factor RbfA; this translates as MTSTRQDKVGRELQRDLGEILQQEQGLFPGVMLTVTSVRVSPDLGVAKIYLSFFPSKDKEASLKAVRTRTKQIRYELGKRVKNQLRIVPALTFFIDDSLDYIENIENLLKQ
- the metK gene encoding methionine adenosyltransferase, which gives rise to MGYLFTSESVSEGHPDKVADQISDGILDEFLRRDPECKVACETLTTTGLIVISGEVRAEAYVDVQDVARRVVNRIGYTKAEYKFDGNSCGIISAIHEQSVDINRGVVKASPEEQGAGDQGMMFGYACKETDDYMPLSVVLSHVLLMELAKIRREGKEMTYLRPDAKSQVTIEYGDDNKIKRVHTIVISTQHDEFDTDEKMQAQIKKDVQNILIPRVKAHMQTSVQKYFDNNIILHVNPTGKFVIGGPHGDTGLTGRKIIVDTYGGKGAHGGGAFSGKDPSKVDRSAAYAVRHIAKNMVAAGVADEMLVQVAYAIGVAQPVSIFVNCYGTAHVKFADEVIAEKISQLFDLRPGMLIDRLMLKNPIYEETAAYGHFGRDHKVAPVKFMVNGREVVRNVEFFTWEKLDYVDKVKAEFGL
- a CDS encoding FtsX-like permease family protein, producing MNFPLFVARRYLFSKKSHNAINWVTAISAIGVSVGAMALVVVLSVSNGFNGVVESLFNSFDPDLKVVLVEGKSFSANTPNIKGLKNIPGIADYAEVVEENALFKYSDRQHVGIMKGVGLNYSGMSGIDTMLVEGVFKLKHGDINLALVGEGVAYKLGVGINFSDPIFIYLPKRGQGYTLNPAEEFNKGYVYPSAIFSIPPEFDAKYILVPIALARKLLDYTDQVTSLEIKLKKGADPENAQEEVGKLLGANYKVLTRYQQNEVLYRIMKSEKVVAFFILAFILLVASFNVIMSLSLLVIEKKHDAAILSGLGATPKTIERIFLLEGWLISTIGATIGILLGLGICLAQQHFKLLRLSGSGSFVIDAYPVTIIWSDIAIVFITVLIIGFAAAKIPILFSRKKLLSDESVQNELH
- the trpS gene encoding tryptophan--tRNA ligase, whose product is MDTVVSGIRSTGNLHLGNYFGALKNFIDMQHHNRCFFFIADFHMLTTHPKPENLHGNVKAVLSEYLAAGLDPEAATIYRQSDIHEIPELYMLLNMNAYIGELERTASFKDKVRKNSENVNAGLLTYPVLMAADIMIHRASKVPVGKDQEQHLEMTRKYARRFNTMYNVEYFPEPVPYNFGKELVKIPGLDGSGKMGKSEGNGIFLCDEPEAIRKKVMKAVTDAGPTVPNSPVSEPVQNIFTLMNVVSEPDTLKFYKEKYADCSIRYGDLKKQLAEDIIKVVAPIGERIKEISANDAYLKKVIDEGAEKARISARQTLTDVREFMGFKSF
- a CDS encoding YqaA family protein translates to MIGIYSYLSLFAVSFGAATVLPMGSEPLFGYLLVAGGSPFMLVLVATLGNWLGGLTTYWLGFLGKWKTLTKYFGVDEAKAEKWRGIIAKRGPWFAILCWLPLVGDLIALALGLVRANLFQVAVFMLVGKFFRYALLAAAMWHYAN
- a CDS encoding NAD-dependent epimerase/dehydratase family protein; its protein translation is MQKALVTGATGLLGSHLVFSLLEKGYGVTAIIRSRESIAKTTKILSFYSSNAQELTNRVSWVEGELLDAEFIHSMVAECDIVFHCAAQVSFSPFRKDEVIRVNTEITANIVDAALELGKRLIHVSSIASLTSSNNGSAVDEGCLWNSVKGENGYAISKFYSEMEVWRGIELGLNAAIVNPAVILGPGDWNGGSPFFFKAVKRGLPFYTLGGTGFVDVRDVVTAMLTIAEKNISGERYVLVGDNILYKEFFDIVAKNIGAKPPRIAAKRFLLSLGWRFEYLRCLIFGGEPVMTKELARTANRITAYSAQKAINVLGIEFRTINETIEHTARLFNQSFSRK